One stretch of Paraburkholderia fungorum DNA includes these proteins:
- a CDS encoding arylesterase translates to MVKRRLKVLAIAPRAAALSTAFGSTVMAAALFSMPFAAQAANAPEPARPVIVVLGDSISAEYGLPRDTGWVALMRQRLSDERIDYSVANASISGDTTSGGRARLPALMQRLKPSIVIVELGANDALRGVPLSTTEDNLRTIIEQAQQGHAKVVLVGMYVPPNYGPDYTQKFHGLYGDLSKELRVPLVPFLLAGIADKPDMFQADQMHPTQQAQPVLLNNVWPAVKPLLRTSSSH, encoded by the coding sequence ATGGTGAAGCGTAGGTTGAAAGTGCTCGCCATAGCCCCGCGCGCCGCAGCGCTGTCTACAGCATTCGGCTCGACCGTGATGGCCGCCGCCCTTTTTTCGATGCCCTTCGCGGCCCAGGCCGCCAATGCGCCCGAACCTGCCCGGCCGGTGATCGTCGTACTCGGCGACAGCATCTCCGCCGAATACGGCCTGCCTCGCGACACTGGCTGGGTTGCGCTGATGCGCCAGCGTCTGTCCGACGAGCGAATCGATTATAGCGTCGCCAATGCCAGCATCAGCGGCGACACCACCAGCGGCGGACGGGCCCGCTTGCCGGCGCTCATGCAACGCCTGAAGCCGAGCATCGTGATCGTCGAACTCGGCGCCAACGACGCATTGCGAGGCGTGCCGCTTTCCACCACCGAAGACAACCTGCGCACGATCATCGAGCAGGCTCAACAGGGACATGCAAAGGTCGTGCTGGTGGGCATGTACGTCCCGCCCAATTACGGCCCCGACTACACGCAAAAGTTCCACGGCCTGTATGGCGATCTGTCGAAGGAATTGCGCGTGCCGTTAGTGCCGTTCCTGCTCGCCGGCATCGCCGACAAACCGGACATGTTCCAGGCCGATCAGATGCACCCGACCCAGCAGGCACAGCCAGTGCTACTCAACAACGTGTGGCCTGCAGTAAAGCCACTCCTTCGTACAAGTTCGTCGCACTGA
- a CDS encoding ABC transporter ATP-binding protein: protein MLNKTDPVIEVRGLCKKVKDAAGELTILDDIDLAIDAGSSVAIVGASGSGKSTLLGLLAGLDSASSGSVRLLGRELGELDEDGRAALRSGSVGFVFQSFQLMPHLTALENVTLPLELQGGVGTREAAQRARGLLEQVGLGQRTGHYPKLLSGGEQQRVALARAFVTHPAILFADEPTGSLDAATGHAVIDLMFEMNRANGATLILVTHDIELARRCDKTVTIEAGRLA from the coding sequence ATGCTAAACAAAACTGATCCAGTCATTGAAGTGCGGGGTTTGTGCAAGAAGGTTAAGGATGCAGCGGGCGAACTGACGATTCTCGACGATATCGATCTTGCTATCGATGCCGGCAGCAGTGTGGCAATCGTCGGTGCATCCGGGTCGGGCAAGTCTACGCTGCTTGGCTTGCTCGCGGGATTGGACAGCGCGAGTTCGGGCTCGGTTCGGTTGCTGGGCCGGGAACTCGGCGAACTCGACGAAGACGGGCGGGCTGCGTTGCGCAGCGGATCGGTCGGCTTCGTGTTCCAGTCGTTCCAACTGATGCCGCACCTGACCGCGCTCGAGAACGTCACGTTGCCGCTCGAGTTGCAAGGCGGCGTCGGCACGCGCGAGGCGGCGCAACGGGCGCGTGGTCTGCTGGAGCAGGTCGGCCTTGGGCAGCGTACCGGGCACTATCCGAAGTTGCTGTCCGGTGGCGAACAGCAGCGTGTGGCGTTGGCGCGGGCCTTCGTCACGCATCCGGCTATCCTGTTCGCCGACGAACCCACCGGCAGTCTCGATGCCGCGACCGGTCACGCTGTGATCGATCTGATGTTCGAGATGAATCGCGCGAACGGCGCCACGCTGATTCTCGTTACGCATGACATCGAACTGGCGCGTCGTTGCGACAAGACGGTGACGATCGAAGCGGGGCGGCTGGCCTGA
- a CDS encoding FAD-dependent oxidoreductase, producing the protein MDVIVIGGGIAGAATAYHLRAAGHRVCVVERHATVAQGATYGHGGTVLPTPLDVWFGPTFMASRQNARNGVISKVGFNGQARQFVKQLSALQEPDAFSRQFGLLRPLIEASRDALIDVESRFGLEFEQSNGVLYLVRSQQEWEQTQAALELLRQYEVPHHVLTPAECAAFEHSVRTEPEFAGGVLFDQDRTANCPLFAKLIKQTLDAQGGVQFMLGCEVSAIRLEGQRASVELAPRPGSDARSREVDVIHADAVVVAAGHGSLSLLEPLGLKLPLHPLRLHTLVAPIAHEECAPHVAIVDAVKRIGISRMNHRLRIAGGAVLQSAGQIDKPLGEAVTKEALALLGQATHDWIPGAARISAALPWEGVKLLSPDGLPVIGNALHPRLFVNVGHGPAGWGLACGAGKLVADLISGQTSDLPADTLAALRAERFQ; encoded by the coding sequence ATGGATGTCATCGTCATTGGCGGCGGAATTGCAGGCGCCGCCACCGCTTATCACCTGCGCGCGGCCGGTCACCGGGTCTGCGTCGTCGAGCGCCACGCCACCGTCGCGCAGGGCGCCACCTATGGCCACGGCGGCACGGTCCTGCCCACGCCGCTCGACGTCTGGTTCGGCCCGACCTTCATGGCGAGCCGCCAGAACGCCCGCAACGGCGTGATCAGCAAGGTCGGCTTCAATGGGCAGGCGCGTCAGTTCGTCAAGCAATTGTCCGCGCTGCAGGAACCGGACGCGTTCAGCCGCCAGTTCGGCCTGCTGCGTCCGCTGATCGAAGCGTCGCGCGACGCGTTGATCGATGTCGAATCGCGCTTCGGTCTCGAATTCGAACAGTCGAACGGCGTGCTTTATCTGGTGCGCTCGCAGCAGGAATGGGAGCAGACTCAAGCCGCGCTCGAATTGCTGCGCCAGTACGAAGTCCCGCATCACGTGCTGACGCCGGCCGAATGCGCGGCGTTCGAGCATTCGGTGCGCACCGAACCGGAGTTCGCCGGCGGCGTGCTGTTCGACCAGGACCGCACGGCCAACTGCCCGCTGTTCGCCAAACTCATCAAGCAGACGCTCGACGCGCAAGGCGGCGTGCAATTCATGCTCGGCTGCGAAGTGTCGGCGATCCGTCTCGAAGGACAACGCGCGTCGGTGGAACTGGCGCCGCGTCCAGGTTCGGACGCCCGTTCACGCGAAGTCGACGTGATTCACGCCGACGCGGTTGTCGTGGCGGCCGGTCATGGCAGCCTGTCGTTGCTCGAACCGCTGGGTTTGAAGCTGCCGCTGCATCCGCTGCGGCTGCATACGCTGGTCGCGCCGATCGCGCACGAGGAATGCGCGCCGCATGTGGCGATCGTCGACGCAGTGAAGCGGATCGGCATCAGCCGGATGAATCACCGGTTGCGGATTGCGGGCGGTGCGGTGCTGCAAAGCGCCGGCCAGATCGACAAGCCGTTGGGCGAAGCAGTCACGAAAGAAGCGCTGGCGCTGCTCGGCCAGGCCACGCATGACTGGATTCCGGGCGCCGCGCGGATTTCGGCGGCGCTGCCGTGGGAAGGCGTCAAGCTGCTGTCGCCGGATGGCTTGCCGGTGATCGGCAATGCGCTGCATCCGCGTCTGTTCGTCAATGTCGGACATGGTCCGGCGGGCTGGGGCCTCGCTTGCGGAGCGGGCAAGCTGGTCGCCGATCTGATTTCAGGCCAGACGTCCGATTTGCCGGCCGATACGCTGGCCGCACTGCGGGCAGAACGGTTTCAATAA
- the pgi gene encoding glucose-6-phosphate isomerase produces the protein MTQNSLPSWSSLQTHYEKIRDAHMRDWFAPENDPAPTRAERFAFAGGGLAADFSKHRITDETLKLLVQLAREAGVEKRRDAMFAGEVVNPTEGRAALHTALRATDPKAPFHAEIKAERAKMAAFADQVRSGAWTGYTGKRIRYVVNIGIGGSDLGPKMVVHALHHLATPEITTHFVSNVDGADLYNVMQQIDPEETLAIIVSKTFTTLETMTNARSLRDWFVEKGCPESALAKHFVGVSANPAEVVKFGIAKENVFEMWDWVGGRYSLWSAVGLSIMIAVGPQQFDELLAGANEMDQHFRDAPLEKNLPVLLGMIGIWYRNFFGSQSYLVAPYSEALHFLPSYLQQLEMESNGKSARLDGAFVDYPTSAVTWGEPGTNGQHAFFQMLHQGPTIVPIDFVAVLTPEHPLASHHPKLLANCFAQSEALMLGRTLEEAKKVAGPDKPELAPHLTFPGNRPTATLILDALTARSLGALIALYEHKVLVQASVWNINPFDQWGVELGKILGKVVEADLTAASVDEKKHDSSTSALIARARAALKK, from the coding sequence ATGACCCAGAACTCGCTCCCCTCCTGGTCCTCGCTGCAAACGCATTACGAGAAGATTCGCGATGCGCACATGCGCGACTGGTTCGCCCCCGAGAACGACCCCGCCCCTACCCGTGCCGAGCGCTTCGCGTTCGCGGGCGGCGGACTCGCGGCCGATTTCTCGAAGCACCGTATCACCGATGAAACCCTGAAGCTGCTCGTGCAACTCGCGCGCGAAGCCGGCGTCGAAAAACGCCGCGACGCGATGTTCGCGGGCGAGGTCGTCAACCCGACCGAAGGCCGCGCCGCGCTGCATACCGCGTTGCGCGCGACCGATCCGAAAGCGCCGTTCCACGCCGAGATCAAGGCCGAACGCGCGAAGATGGCCGCGTTCGCCGACCAGGTGCGCAGCGGCGCATGGACCGGCTACACCGGCAAGCGGATTCGCTACGTGGTGAACATCGGCATCGGCGGCTCGGATCTCGGGCCGAAGATGGTCGTGCACGCGCTGCATCATCTGGCTACGCCGGAGATCACCACGCACTTCGTGTCGAACGTCGACGGCGCCGACCTGTACAACGTGATGCAGCAGATCGATCCCGAGGAAACGCTCGCGATCATCGTGTCCAAGACCTTCACGACGCTCGAAACGATGACCAACGCGCGCTCGCTGCGCGACTGGTTCGTCGAAAAGGGCTGCCCGGAAAGCGCACTGGCGAAGCATTTCGTCGGCGTGTCGGCGAACCCGGCGGAAGTGGTCAAGTTCGGCATCGCGAAAGAGAACGTGTTCGAGATGTGGGACTGGGTCGGCGGCCGCTATTCGCTGTGGTCGGCGGTCGGTCTGTCGATCATGATCGCGGTCGGCCCGCAGCAGTTCGATGAACTGCTCGCCGGCGCGAACGAGATGGATCAGCATTTCCGCGATGCGCCGCTCGAAAAGAATTTGCCGGTGCTGCTCGGCATGATCGGCATCTGGTATCGCAACTTCTTCGGCTCGCAAAGCTACCTGGTCGCGCCGTATTCGGAAGCGCTGCATTTCCTGCCGTCGTATCTGCAACAGCTGGAGATGGAGAGCAACGGCAAGTCGGCACGGCTCGACGGCGCGTTCGTCGACTATCCGACGTCGGCGGTGACGTGGGGCGAGCCTGGCACGAACGGCCAGCATGCGTTCTTCCAGATGCTGCATCAAGGGCCGACCATCGTCCCGATCGACTTCGTTGCTGTGCTGACGCCGGAGCATCCGCTGGCGAGCCATCATCCGAAGCTGCTGGCTAACTGCTTCGCGCAAAGCGAGGCGTTGATGCTCGGCCGCACGCTTGAAGAAGCGAAGAAAGTGGCGGGCCCGGACAAGCCGGAACTCGCGCCGCATCTGACCTTCCCGGGCAACCGGCCGACCGCCACGCTGATACTCGATGCGCTCACTGCGCGTTCGCTCGGCGCGTTGATCGCGTTGTACGAACACAAGGTGCTGGTGCAGGCGTCGGTGTGGAACATCAACCCGTTCGATCAATGGGGCGTCGAACTCGGCAAGATTCTCGGCAAGGTGGTGGAGGCCGATCTGACCGCCGCAAGCGTGGACGAGAAGAAGCATGACTCGTCGACCTCGGCGCTGATCGCGCGCGCGCGGGCCGCGTTGAAGAAATGA
- a CDS encoding bifunctional ADP-dependent NAD(P)H-hydrate dehydratase/NAD(P)H-hydrate epimerase, producing the protein MTDAEHTPPTLINPHHRALPLLTLTDLRIAESQAQAALPPHTLMGRAGQSAASFLHEQITRDTSVEKSKQRVWLIAGPGNNGGDALILAAELHKVGIAVELCMPVDVKPDDARWALDTARAAGVPITPEPPASLDGFRWLVDGMFGIGLTRPLEGVFANVARQLSQRAKARPRKGGVLALDVPSGLDSDTGTVVGNGDGVAVCATHTITFIGAKPGLFTAQGRDLAGQVTVAPIGVDIGARTVVQLNAPELFSAFLPPRDFATNKGTFGSLAVVGGDTGMCGAPILASRAALYTGAGKVHVALLGDGAPPYDPPHPELMLHPIDDLPLDSMDALAVGCGMGHRERATRVMHDVLPLDVPKLFDADALNLIAKDPALADEVTARGVQGDPCILTPHPLEAARLLGSDAAAVQRDRVGAARALAARFASVVVLKGTGTIVAAPDGRLAINPTGNAALATGGTGDVLGGIIGALLAQHLPRYEAALAGVFLHGLAADTLTAQGHGPAGLTAGELAPMVRTLLNRMFYPPTAA; encoded by the coding sequence ATGACAGACGCCGAACACACGCCGCCTACCCTCATCAACCCGCATCATCGGGCGCTGCCCCTGCTGACGCTGACGGATCTGCGGATCGCCGAATCGCAAGCTCAAGCCGCACTGCCCCCGCACACGCTGATGGGCCGCGCCGGGCAATCGGCGGCGAGCTTTCTGCATGAGCAGATCACCCGCGACACGTCGGTCGAAAAATCGAAGCAGCGCGTGTGGCTGATCGCCGGCCCCGGCAATAACGGCGGCGACGCGTTGATTCTCGCGGCCGAATTGCACAAGGTGGGAATCGCCGTCGAGTTGTGTATGCCCGTCGACGTGAAACCGGACGACGCCCGCTGGGCACTCGACACGGCCCGCGCCGCGGGCGTGCCGATCACACCGGAACCGCCTGCATCGCTGGACGGCTTCCGCTGGCTCGTGGACGGCATGTTCGGCATCGGCCTGACGCGTCCGCTCGAAGGCGTGTTCGCGAATGTCGCGCGGCAGTTGTCGCAGCGGGCAAAAGCGCGGCCCAGAAAAGGCGGCGTTCTCGCGCTCGACGTTCCAAGCGGACTCGACAGCGACACCGGCACGGTCGTCGGCAATGGCGACGGCGTCGCGGTCTGCGCGACTCACACGATCACCTTCATCGGCGCGAAGCCGGGTCTGTTCACCGCGCAGGGGCGCGACCTCGCCGGCCAGGTGACTGTCGCGCCGATCGGCGTCGACATTGGCGCGCGCACGGTCGTGCAATTGAACGCGCCCGAGCTTTTCAGCGCGTTCCTGCCGCCGCGCGATTTCGCGACCAACAAGGGCACGTTCGGCAGCCTCGCGGTGGTCGGCGGCGATACGGGGATGTGCGGCGCGCCGATCCTCGCGTCGCGCGCGGCGCTCTACACCGGCGCGGGCAAAGTGCACGTCGCGCTGCTGGGCGACGGCGCTCCGCCTTACGATCCGCCGCATCCCGAACTGATGCTGCATCCCATCGACGATCTGCCGCTCGATTCGATGGATGCGCTGGCGGTCGGCTGCGGCATGGGGCACCGCGAGCGCGCGACGCGCGTCATGCACGACGTGCTGCCGCTCGACGTGCCCAAACTGTTCGATGCCGATGCACTGAACCTGATCGCCAAAGATCCCGCTCTGGCCGACGAAGTGACCGCGCGCGGCGTGCAAGGCGACCCTTGCATCCTGACGCCGCATCCGCTCGAAGCCGCGCGCCTGCTCGGCAGCGACGCCGCCGCCGTGCAGCGCGACCGCGTCGGCGCGGCCCGCGCGCTGGCCGCGCGCTTTGCGAGCGTCGTGGTTCTGAAAGGGACAGGCACGATCGTCGCGGCGCCGGACGGCCGCCTCGCGATCAACCCGACCGGCAACGCGGCGCTCGCCACGGGCGGCACCGGCGACGTGCTCGGCGGGATCATCGGCGCATTGCTCGCGCAACATTTGCCACGCTACGAGGCGGCTCTCGCGGGCGTGTTCCTGCACGGCCTCGCCGCCGACACCCTCACCGCGCAAGGCCATGGGCCGGCCGGCCTGACAGCAGGCGAACTCGCACCGATGGTGCGCACCCTGCTGAACCGTATGTTCTATCCGCCGACGGCCGCATAA